One part of the Vicia villosa cultivar HV-30 ecotype Madison, WI linkage group LG6, Vvil1.0, whole genome shotgun sequence genome encodes these proteins:
- the LOC131608960 gene encoding inactive leucine-rich repeat receptor-like protein kinase CORYNE isoform X1: MGLICGCDFVGCVLMFRKRQTLFSLSNRLLVFQLLVLFLFCLHHDNRVQCHGRLSKHVSYESRSGSGSGSEYKDDSKKIIVSVVLGVITGLIGSILFAFVIRCVVRYLNRTPILKGPVIFSPKIASKTLQLALSKENHLLGSSANGKYYKTVLENGLIIAVKKLTPFESNSQESRRKSVKRKIQMELELLASLRHRNLMSLRAYVRGNDGFSLVYDYVSTGSLADVMNRVRENELQIGWEVRLRIAVGVVKGLQYLHYTCVPQILHFNLKPTNVMLDAEFEPRLADYGLAKLLPNLDRGNSLNTPPECFLNSSRYTEKSDIFSFGMILGVLLTGKDPTDPFFGEAERGGSLGCWLRHLKQAGEEREALDKSILGEQGEEDEMLMAVGIAAACLSDMPADRPSSDELVHMLTQLNSF; encoded by the exons ATGGGATTGATTTGTGGGTGTGACTTTGTTGGTTGTGTTTTGATGTTTAGGAAAAGACAAACCCTTTTTTCTCTTTCAAATAGGTTGTTGGTGTTTCAGCTTCTTGTGCTGTTCTTGTTTTGTTTGCATCATGATAATAGAGTGCAATGTCATGGGAGATTGAGTAAACATGTATCTTATGAGTCTCGATCGGGGTCGGGGTCGGGGTCGGAATACAAGGATGATTCTAAGAAGATTATTGTTAGTGTAGTTTTAGGAGTGATCACTGGATTAATTGGTTCGATTCTGTTTGCGTTTGTGATTCGTTGTGTCGTTCGGTATCTGAATAGAACGCCTATCCTTAAAGGACCGGTGATATTCTCGCCGAAGATTGCCTCGAAGACGCTCCAATTAGCTTTGTCGAAAGAAAACCATTTGCTTGGTTCGAGTGCGAATGGGAAGTACTACAAAACTGTTCTTGAGAATGGTCTCATAATTGCGGTGAAAAAGCTTACACCGTTCGAGAGCAATTCGCAAGAGAGTAGGAGAAAATCGGTGAAGAGGAAGATACAGATGGAGCTAGAGCTTCTTGCAAGCTTGAGACACAGGAATTTGATGAGTTTGAGGGCTTATGTTCGCGGAAACGATGGATTCTCATTGGTTTATGATTATGTGTCGACCGGGAGTCTCGCGGATGTGATGAATAGGGTTAGGGAAAATGAGTTGCAGATTGGTTGGGAAGTTAGGTTGAGGATTGCTGTTGGTGTGGTGAAGGGTCTTCAATATCTTCATTACACTTGTGTGCCTCAGATTTTGCATTTCAATTTGAAGCCTACTAATGTGATGTTGGATGCCGAGTTTGAACCTAGATTGGCTGATTATGGTTTGGCTAAACTTCTACCAAACTTAGATAGAGGGAATTCTCTCAACACCCCTCCCGAATGTTTCCTGAATTCCAG CAGGTACACAGAAAAAAGTGACATATTCAGTTTTGGGATGATACTAGGCGTTTTATTAACCGGTAAGGACCCTACGGATCCGTTCTTTGGAGAAGCGGAGAGAGGTGGAAGTTTGGGATGTTGGCTGCGACACTTGAAGCAAGCGGGCGAGGAACGAGAAGCTCTGGATAAGAGTATTTTGGGGGAACAAGGTGAAGAAGATGAGATGCTAATGGCTGTTGGGATTGCTGCTGCATGCTTATCTGATATGCCTGCTGATAGACCTTCAAGCGACGAACTTGTTCACATGCTAACACAGCTTAATAGTTTTTGA
- the LOC131608960 gene encoding inactive leucine-rich repeat receptor-like protein kinase CORYNE isoform X2, with product MGLICGCDFVGCVLMFRKRQTLFSLSNRLLVFQLLVLFLFCLHHDNRVQCHGRLSKHVSYESRSGSGSGSEYKDDSKKIIVSVVLGVITGLIGSILFAFVIRCVVRYLNRTPILKGPVIFSPKIASKTLQLALSKENHLLGSSANGKYYKTVLENGLIIAVKKLTPFESNSQESRRKSVKRKIQMELELLASLRHRNLMSLRAYVRGNDGFSLVYDYVSTGSLADVMNRVRENELQIGWEVRLRIAVGVVKGLQYLHYTCVPQILHFNLKPTNVMLDAEFEPRLADYGLAKLLPNLDRGNSLNTPPECFLNSRYTEKSDIFSFGMILGVLLTGKDPTDPFFGEAERGGSLGCWLRHLKQAGEEREALDKSILGEQGEEDEMLMAVGIAAACLSDMPADRPSSDELVHMLTQLNSF from the exons ATGGGATTGATTTGTGGGTGTGACTTTGTTGGTTGTGTTTTGATGTTTAGGAAAAGACAAACCCTTTTTTCTCTTTCAAATAGGTTGTTGGTGTTTCAGCTTCTTGTGCTGTTCTTGTTTTGTTTGCATCATGATAATAGAGTGCAATGTCATGGGAGATTGAGTAAACATGTATCTTATGAGTCTCGATCGGGGTCGGGGTCGGGGTCGGAATACAAGGATGATTCTAAGAAGATTATTGTTAGTGTAGTTTTAGGAGTGATCACTGGATTAATTGGTTCGATTCTGTTTGCGTTTGTGATTCGTTGTGTCGTTCGGTATCTGAATAGAACGCCTATCCTTAAAGGACCGGTGATATTCTCGCCGAAGATTGCCTCGAAGACGCTCCAATTAGCTTTGTCGAAAGAAAACCATTTGCTTGGTTCGAGTGCGAATGGGAAGTACTACAAAACTGTTCTTGAGAATGGTCTCATAATTGCGGTGAAAAAGCTTACACCGTTCGAGAGCAATTCGCAAGAGAGTAGGAGAAAATCGGTGAAGAGGAAGATACAGATGGAGCTAGAGCTTCTTGCAAGCTTGAGACACAGGAATTTGATGAGTTTGAGGGCTTATGTTCGCGGAAACGATGGATTCTCATTGGTTTATGATTATGTGTCGACCGGGAGTCTCGCGGATGTGATGAATAGGGTTAGGGAAAATGAGTTGCAGATTGGTTGGGAAGTTAGGTTGAGGATTGCTGTTGGTGTGGTGAAGGGTCTTCAATATCTTCATTACACTTGTGTGCCTCAGATTTTGCATTTCAATTTGAAGCCTACTAATGTGATGTTGGATGCCGAGTTTGAACCTAGATTGGCTGATTATGGTTTGGCTAAACTTCTACCAAACTTAGATAGAGGGAATTCTCTCAACACCCCTCCCGAATGTTTCCTGAATTCCAG GTACACAGAAAAAAGTGACATATTCAGTTTTGGGATGATACTAGGCGTTTTATTAACCGGTAAGGACCCTACGGATCCGTTCTTTGGAGAAGCGGAGAGAGGTGGAAGTTTGGGATGTTGGCTGCGACACTTGAAGCAAGCGGGCGAGGAACGAGAAGCTCTGGATAAGAGTATTTTGGGGGAACAAGGTGAAGAAGATGAGATGCTAATGGCTGTTGGGATTGCTGCTGCATGCTTATCTGATATGCCTGCTGATAGACCTTCAAGCGACGAACTTGTTCACATGCTAACACAGCTTAATAGTTTTTGA
- the LOC131608962 gene encoding ADP-ribosylation factor GTPase-activating protein AGD3, with protein sequence MQFAKLDDSPMFRKQIQCMEESAESLRERSLKFYKGCRKYTEGLGEAYDGDIAFASALETFGGGHNDPISVAFGGPVMTKFTIALREIGTYKEVLRSQVEHMLNDRLLQFVNIDLQEVKEARKRFDKASLIYDQTREKFLSLRKGTKTDVAHALEEELHSARATFEQTRFNLVTALSNVEAKKRFEFLEAVSGTMDAHLRYFKQGYELLHQMEPYINQVLTYAQQSRERSNYEQAALNERMQDYKRQIDRESRWASNGSNGSPNGDGIQAIGRSSHKMIEAVMQNAAKGKVQTIRQGYLSKRSSNLRGDWKRRFFVLDSRGMLYYYRKQISKSSGSSSQHSGQRNSSELGSGLLSRWLSSHHHHHGGVHDEKSVAHHTVNLLTSTIKVDADQSDLRFCFRIISPTKNYTLQAESALDQMDWIEKITGVIASLLSSQIPERLLSASPMGSGHHRSTSESSSFESSDFDHSAVEESAADRFASSHLERASRSLNQQRSCNKSEKPIDVLRRVIGNDKCADCGASEPDWASLNLGVLVCIECSGVHRNLGVHISKVRSLTLDVKVWEPSVISLFQSLGNAFANSVWEELLQSRSAFQVDLVPTGSSKSDKPQTVFITKPGQYDSLSVKEKFIHAKYAEKIFVRKPKDNQYQLLVAQQIWEAVRANDKKAVYRYIVNSDVDVNVVYEQACNNSLTLAKVMLLQEQANHDQGSNLAGNTLDWSSNCSLNLVGTKEGQTMDNLEGCTLLHIACETADIGMVELLLQYGANINASDLRGRTPLHRCILKGRSIIARLLLSRGGDPRAVDEEGRTPIELAAESNADERQVHAPSTDSNG encoded by the exons ATGCAATTCGCTAAGCTTGATGATTCTCCTATGTTCCGCAAGCAG ATACAATGCATGGAGGAAAGTGCTGAGTCTTTAAGAgagagaagtttgaaattttacAAGGGATGCAGAAAATACAC ggAAGGACTTGGGGAGGCATATGATGGAGATATTGCATTTGCAAGTGCCTTAGAAACTTTTGGTGGGGGTCATAATGACCCCATCAGTGTAGCTTTTGGAG GCCCTGTTATGACCAAATTCACTATAGCCTTAAGAGAAATCGGGACATACAAGGAAGTCCTTCGATCACAG GTTGAGCATATGTTAAATGACAGATTGCTCCAGTTTGTCAATATTGATCTGCAAGAGGTCAAG GAAGCTCGAAAACGCTTTGACAAAGCCAGCCTTATTTATGACCAG ACTCGTGAAAAGTTTCTGTCACTGAGAAAAGGTACAAAAACTGATGTAGCTCATGCCTTAGAAGAG GAGCTTCATAGTGCAAGAGCTACGTTTGAGCAAACTCGGTTTAATCTG GTTACTGCCTTGTCAAATGTTGAAGCAAAGAAGAGATTTGAATTTTTGGAAGCAGTCAGTGGGACCATGGATGCACATCTTCGTTACTTCAAACAG GGGTATGAACTATTGCATCAAATGGAGCCATACATTAACCAG GTCTTGACTTATGCTCAACAATCAAGAGAAAGGTCCAATTATGAGCAAGCAGCGCTCAATGAAAGAATGCAAGATTACAAACGGCAGATTGATCGAGAAAGTAGGTGGGCTTCTAATGGTTCTAATGGTTCTCCTAACGGAGATGGTATACAAGCCATTGGTAGAAGTTCACATAAGATGATAGAAGCAGTAATGCAAAATGCTGCAAAGGGAAAG GTTCAGACTATTCGACAAGGATATCTCTCGAAGCGTTCCTCAAACTTAAGGGGAGACTGGAAAAGGAGGTTTTTCGTTCTTGATAGCCGGGGAATGCTGTATTACTACCGTAAGCAAATCAGCAAATCATCT GGGTCTAGCAGTCAACATTCTGGTCAAAGGAATAGTTCAGAGCTCGGTTCTGGACTTCTAAGTCGATGGCTGtcttctcatcatcatcatcatggtgGAGTACATGATGAGAAATCCGTTGCTCATCACACTGTGAACCTGCTTACATCAACAATCAAAGTTGACGCTGACCAATCAGATTTGAGATTTTGCTTCAGGATAATTTCACCGACAAAGAACTACACTTTGCAG GCAGAGAGTGCACTGGACCAAATGGATTGGATTGAAAAAATCACAGGTGTTATTGCCTCGTTGCTAAGTTCTCAGATTCCTGAAAGG TTGTTATCGGCAAGTCCAATGGGAAGTGGTCATCATAGGTCTACAAGTGAGAGCAGTTCTTTTGAAAGTTCAGATTTTGATCACTCTGCTGTTGAAGAAAGTGCAGCTGATAGATTTGCATCCTCACATCTAGAACGTGCCTCCAGAAGTTTGAACCAGCAGCGATCCTGTAATAAAAGTGAGAAACCAATTGATGTGTTGCGAAGAGTTATTGGGAATGATAAATGTGCTGATTGTGGGGCTTCTGAACCTGATTGGGCGTCACTAAATCTTGGCGTTCTTGTTTGCATTGAATGTTCTGGTGTTCATCGAAATCTCGGTGTGCACATATCCAAG GTCCGCTCTCTCACATTGGACGTTAAGGTGTGGGAACCTTCTGTGATAAGTTTATTTCAGTCTCTAGGGAATGCCTTTGCCAACTCAGTCTGGGAGGAACTTTTGCAATCAAGAAGTGCCTTTCAGGTTGATCTTGTCCCTACAGG CTCGAGCAAGTCTGATAAGCCACAAACGGTTTTCATCACCAAACCCGGTCAATATGATTCTCTATCAGTGAAGGAAAAGTTCATTCATGCAAAG TATGCAGAGAAGATTTTTGTTCGCAAGCCGAAGGACAATCAATACCAGCTTCTAGTGGCACAACAGATCTGGGAGGCTGTTCGTGCTAATGACAAAAAAGCTGTATATCGCTACATTGTTAATTCTGACGTTGATGTCAATGTTGTTTATGAGCAAGCATGCAACAACTCTTTAACCCTTGCCAAAGTCATGCTATTACAAGAGCAGGCAAACCATGATCAGGGCTCTAATTTAGCAGGGAACACATTGGACTGGTCCTCCAATTGCTCTTTGAATTTAGTAGGCACTAAAGAAGGCCAGACAATGGACAATCTCGAAGGTTGCACACTACTTCACATTGCTTGTGAAACTGCGGACATTGGAATGGTGGAGCTCCTCCTGCAATATGGTGCGAATATTAATGCGAGCGATTTGAGAGGCAGAACTCCTTTACATCGCTGTATTCTCAAAGGAAGATCTATAATTGCAAGATTACTTCTTTCAAG GGGAGGCGATCCTCGAGCTGTGGACGAGGAGGGAAGAACCCCTATTGAGCTTGCTGCAGAATCAAATGCTGATGAAAGACAAGTCCATGCACCATCAACTGATTCAAATGGATGA
- the LOC131608963 gene encoding trihelix transcription factor ASR3 isoform X2, with protein MALDQPSLPSNPNTNSGDGNGNGNGTPPSSTVNGGEDGKPTARLPRWTRQEILVLIQGKSDAESRFKPGRNGSGFGSSEPKWALVSSYCKKHGVNRGPIQCRKRWSNLAGDYKKIKEWETQVRDETESFWLMRNDLRRERKLPGYFDREVYDILDSPSVAVAAAAAAAATVLPVAVSVSEAVGDEEVHIYDSNRKVSGEDGLFSDFEKDEILVSSKDVHVPSPVPISGTNNEKQPASNPEMGSTSQGERKRKRFPTDEEDESLQSQLIDVLEKNGKMLSEQLEAQNMNFQLDRQHQNDTASNIVAVLDKLANALGRIADKL; from the exons aTGGCTTTGGACCAACCTTCGTTACCTTCGAATCCCAATACCAATTCCGGTGACGGTAACGGCAACGGTAACGGGACGCCACCGTCGTCCACCGTGAATGGCGGCGAGGATGGGAAGCCTACGGCGAGGCTACCGCGGTGGACGCGGCAGGAGATTCTGGTGCTGATACAGGGGAAGAGTGACGCGGAGAGCCGGTTCAAACCGGGGAGAAACGGTTCGGGGTTTGGTTCGAGTGAGCCGAAATGGGCGTTGGTTTCGTCGTACTGTAAGAAGCACGGTGTGAACCGGGGGCCGATTCAGTGTCGGAAGCGGTGGAGCAATCTCGCCGGAGATTATAAGAAGATTAAGGAGTGGGAGACTCAAGTGAGAGATGAAACGGAGTCGTTTTGGTTGATGAGGAATGATTTGAGGAGGGAGAGGAAATTGCCGGGGTATTTTGATCGGGAGGTTTATGATATTCTTGATTCGCCGTCTGTGGCTGTGGCGGCGGCTGCTGCCGCGGCGGCGACGGTGCTTCCTGTGGCTGTGTCGGTTTCGGAGGCGGTGGGGGATGAGGAGGTTCATATTTATGATAGTAATAGGAAAGTGAGTGGTGAAGATGGGTTGTTCTCGGATTTTGAGAAGGATGAGATTTTGGTTTCTTCCAAAGATGTTCATGTTCCTTCACCTGTTCCTATCTCag gtacCAACAATGAGAAACAACCAGCCTCAAATCCCGAAATGGGTTCTACATCTCAAGGGGAACGGAAGAGGAAACGGTTTCCAAccgatgaagaagatgaatctcTGCAAAGTCAGTTAATCGACGTGTTAGAGAAAAACGGCAAGATGCTGAGCGAACAACTAGAGGCTCAGAACATGAACTTCCAACTGGATCGCCAGCACCAGAACGACACTGCGAGTAACATAGTTGCCGTGCTTGATAAGCTCGCAAATGCTCTTGGAAGAATTGCTGATAAATTGTAG
- the LOC131608963 gene encoding trihelix transcription factor ASR3 isoform X1 yields the protein MALDQPSLPSNPNTNSGDGNGNGNGTPPSSTVNGGEDGKPTARLPRWTRQEILVLIQGKSDAESRFKPGRNGSGFGSSEPKWALVSSYCKKHGVNRGPIQCRKRWSNLAGDYKKIKEWETQVRDETESFWLMRNDLRRERKLPGYFDREVYDILDSPSVAVAAAAAAAATVLPVAVSVSEAVGDEEVHIYDSNRKVSGEDGLFSDFEKDEILVSSKDVHVPSPVPISEKQFLPLLSRCQGEGNAQGTNNEKQPASNPEMGSTSQGERKRKRFPTDEEDESLQSQLIDVLEKNGKMLSEQLEAQNMNFQLDRQHQNDTASNIVAVLDKLANALGRIADKL from the exons aTGGCTTTGGACCAACCTTCGTTACCTTCGAATCCCAATACCAATTCCGGTGACGGTAACGGCAACGGTAACGGGACGCCACCGTCGTCCACCGTGAATGGCGGCGAGGATGGGAAGCCTACGGCGAGGCTACCGCGGTGGACGCGGCAGGAGATTCTGGTGCTGATACAGGGGAAGAGTGACGCGGAGAGCCGGTTCAAACCGGGGAGAAACGGTTCGGGGTTTGGTTCGAGTGAGCCGAAATGGGCGTTGGTTTCGTCGTACTGTAAGAAGCACGGTGTGAACCGGGGGCCGATTCAGTGTCGGAAGCGGTGGAGCAATCTCGCCGGAGATTATAAGAAGATTAAGGAGTGGGAGACTCAAGTGAGAGATGAAACGGAGTCGTTTTGGTTGATGAGGAATGATTTGAGGAGGGAGAGGAAATTGCCGGGGTATTTTGATCGGGAGGTTTATGATATTCTTGATTCGCCGTCTGTGGCTGTGGCGGCGGCTGCTGCCGCGGCGGCGACGGTGCTTCCTGTGGCTGTGTCGGTTTCGGAGGCGGTGGGGGATGAGGAGGTTCATATTTATGATAGTAATAGGAAAGTGAGTGGTGAAGATGGGTTGTTCTCGGATTTTGAGAAGGATGAGATTTTGGTTTCTTCCAAAGATGTTCATGTTCCTTCACCTGTTCCTATCTCag AGAAGCAGTTTCTACCGCTCCTTAGTCGCTGCCAAGGAGAAGGCAATGCTCAAG gtacCAACAATGAGAAACAACCAGCCTCAAATCCCGAAATGGGTTCTACATCTCAAGGGGAACGGAAGAGGAAACGGTTTCCAAccgatgaagaagatgaatctcTGCAAAGTCAGTTAATCGACGTGTTAGAGAAAAACGGCAAGATGCTGAGCGAACAACTAGAGGCTCAGAACATGAACTTCCAACTGGATCGCCAGCACCAGAACGACACTGCGAGTAACATAGTTGCCGTGCTTGATAAGCTCGCAAATGCTCTTGGAAGAATTGCTGATAAATTGTAG